The window CACGACGTCAAGGATCCGATCACCGTCATTCAGGTGGTGCCGGGTGCCGGACCCTACGGAGTCACGCGGCTCAACGAAGACGCCGCCTGGGTCGTGACACGACTGCTCGATCAGATCAGTGCCGGCGAGGTTCCGTACCGGGTCGAGTCGATCACGCCGAAGACGGCTGCCCGCATTCGGAACCGCCGGGAGCGGGGGATCGACTTCCGCTACTCGATCCTGGTGCAGGACGACGATCCGACCGACCGGCCGGTGGGTGTCCTGCGGGAATGGGACGCCTCCCGCGGCGGCGGCACCTACGCCGAGACGTTCAGCTCCAGCAACGTGTGGGAGCACAGCAGCGTGCGCCTGGACATCGAGCGGGGTAGCGACATCTCGACTCGGATCGTGCCGAGCGATTCGGCCACCGTGCATCGATTCATCGAGGCGGTACAGCGCCGATAGGACCGGAGAACGAAGCGTGCCGGCCGGGTGACGACATCACCCGGCCGGCCGTGGAGCCCCCGGTCGGAATCGAACCGACGACCTCGCGTTTACAAGACGCGTGCTCTAGCCGACTGAGCTACAAGGGCGATGCGCATCATCATAACGTCCTGTGATGCGGTCGCCATCTTGGCAGGTCGGAAGAAAACAAATACGGTGGCGGGGCTGTTCCTTCTACTCGGATCGTCCGGCACGTTCCTGCCGGTGGAAAGGAAGTCGCTTCACCATGGCTACCGTTACCTATGACAAGGCCTCCCGGATCTACCCGGGCTCCGAGCGCCCCGCGGTCAACGAGCTGAACCTCGAGATCGGCGACGGAGAGTTCCTCGTCCTGGTCGGCCCCTCCGGTTGTGGTAAGTCCACCAGCCTGCGCATGCTCGCGGGCCTGGAGGACGTGGACCGCGGCCGCATCCTCATCAACGACAAGGACGTCACGCACCTCCCGCCGAAGTCGCGGGACATCGCGATGGTGTTCCAGAACTACGCTCTCTACCCGCACATGACGGTGTACGAGAACATGGCGTTCGCCCTGAAGCTGCGCAAGACCCCGAAGGCGGAGATCGACCGCGCCGTCAAGGAGGCCGCGGCCCTGCTCCAGCTCGAGGAGTACCTGTCGCGTAAGCCGAAGGCGCTTTCCGGTGGTCAGCGTCAGCGTGTCGCCATGGGCCGCGCGATCGTGCGTCAGCCGCAGGTCTTCCTCATGGACGAGCCGCTGTCGAACCTCGACGCCAAGCTCCGTGTGCAGACCCGTTCGCAGATCGCCTCGCTGCAGGCGAAGCTCGGCGTCACCACCGTCTACGTCACCCACGACCAGGTCGAGGCCATGACCATGGGTCACCGGGTCGCGGTCATGCTGGACGGTGTGCTGCAGCAGGTGGACACCCCGCGGGCGCTCTACGACACCCCCGGCAACGTCTTCGTCGCCGGCTTCATGGGCTCCCCGGCCATGAACATCAAGACCGTTCCGCTGAACGAGACCGGTGCCCACTTCGGCGCGCTGAACATCCCGCTCACCCGGGAGCAGGTGGCCGCGGCCCGCGAGGGTGGCGACGGCAAGGTGACCGTCGGCTTCCGCCCGGAGGCGGCCGAGGTCGTCGGCGAGTCCGCCGAGGCCCTGCCGATCGTCGTCGACCTGGTCGAGGACCTCGGTTCGGACGCCAACGTCTACGGTCACGCCGACCTGCCCGGCGGTTCGGAGCGGTTCGTGGTCCGTACCGAGCGCCGCAACATGCCGCACATGGGCGAGACGGTCTACATCCGTCCGCAGACCAACGCGCTGCACGTCTTCAACGCGGGCTCCGGCTTCCGCATCTGAAGCTGATCAGTCGACAACGGCCCCCCTCGGGTAGAGGGGGGCCGTTGTCGTATCAGGCGAACGAGTAAACGACGTAGTCCTTCTCGGCGGCGCACACCACCACCGAGGTGTTCCAGGCGCAGCTGTCGGAGCGGACCTTCGGCATCACGCCGAGGTTCACCGATTCCTCGCCGAGGTGTGTCCCGGACAGCTCGCGGTCGCTGACCGAGCTGGTCAGGGCGCCGGAGAAGCTGAGCACGTTACGGGCGTCGAGCCGGACCGTGACTCCGAGCCGGTACCACGCCTGCTTCCCGCCGACGAACAGTGTGGTGCCCTCGTCGCTGATCGCGAGCAGGCCGTTGCTGCCGACCGCCACCAGGTCCTCGACCCCCGGCACGGCCTTCTCCCAGGCGCCTTCGCCGCCGACCGCCCGGACCACGTCGGATTTGTGGTCGTAGCCGGCCGTCGCGACGAAACAGAGCAGGTTGCCGCACGGGGTCAGCTCGTCGACGTTCTCGTCGGCCGCGACCGTGTAGACCGCTTCCGGCTGAGTGTCCGCGAGCTTGGCCAGGTCGTACCGGAAGACGCGTTTGGTGGTGCCGGGCTCCAGAACGTACAGCCGGCCGTCGTGGGCCGCGACCTTGTCGCTGGTGGAGGCCACCTCGGCGCGTGTCTGCAGCACGTCGCCGGTGTGTACGTCACGGACCGAGACCGTGCGGTCGGAGTCGATCTGCACGAACCGCTGCTTGTCGCCGGACGCCGGGGTGAGCGGCCGCCCACCGG of the Actinoplanes sichuanensis genome contains:
- a CDS encoding ABC transporter ATP-binding protein, translating into MATVTYDKASRIYPGSERPAVNELNLEIGDGEFLVLVGPSGCGKSTSLRMLAGLEDVDRGRILINDKDVTHLPPKSRDIAMVFQNYALYPHMTVYENMAFALKLRKTPKAEIDRAVKEAAALLQLEEYLSRKPKALSGGQRQRVAMGRAIVRQPQVFLMDEPLSNLDAKLRVQTRSQIASLQAKLGVTTVYVTHDQVEAMTMGHRVAVMLDGVLQQVDTPRALYDTPGNVFVAGFMGSPAMNIKTVPLNETGAHFGALNIPLTREQVAAAREGGDGKVTVGFRPEAAEVVGESAEALPIVVDLVEDLGSDANVYGHADLPGGSERFVVRTERRNMPHMGETVYIRPQTNALHVFNAGSGFRI